One part of the Brevundimonas sp. NIBR11 genome encodes these proteins:
- the ugpC gene encoding sn-glycerol-3-phosphate ABC transporter ATP-binding protein UgpC: MADVALSGIRKSFGATEVLKGVDLTIADGEFVVFVGPSGCGKSTLLRTIAGLEEVDAGDISIGGRTVNALSPSDRGIAMVFQSYALYPHMTVRQNMAFGLTLAKTDKAEIDRRVKAAAETLNITEYLDRKPKALSGGQRQRVAIGRAIVREPQVFLFDEPLSNLDAALRVRMRYEFASLHERLKTTMIYVTHDQVEAMTLADRIVVLNGGVIEQVGAPMELYEHPKTRFVAEFIGSPKMNMIPAEVVEASATGATVKTTAGETVRVAVDAASARPGQSVLLGVRPEHMGLSGPGDAITAKAAFVETLGNATYAYVGQPGSKETWTVQLPGDVRPVVGEALALNIDPASAHLFDADGKAFMRLSAS, encoded by the coding sequence ATGGCCGACGTCGCCCTTAGCGGCATCCGCAAATCCTTCGGCGCGACAGAGGTCCTGAAGGGCGTCGACCTGACCATCGCCGACGGCGAGTTCGTCGTCTTCGTGGGTCCCTCCGGATGCGGCAAATCCACCCTGCTGCGCACCATCGCCGGTCTGGAGGAGGTCGACGCGGGCGACATCTCCATCGGCGGCCGCACCGTCAACGCTCTTTCGCCGTCGGACCGGGGCATCGCCATGGTCTTCCAGTCCTACGCCCTCTATCCGCACATGACCGTGCGCCAGAACATGGCCTTCGGCCTGACCCTGGCCAAGACCGACAAGGCCGAGATCGACCGCAGGGTGAAGGCCGCGGCCGAAACCCTGAACATAACCGAATACCTCGACCGCAAGCCCAAGGCCCTCTCCGGCGGCCAGCGCCAGCGCGTCGCCATCGGCCGCGCCATCGTGCGCGAGCCCCAGGTCTTCCTGTTCGACGAGCCCCTGTCCAATCTGGACGCCGCGCTTCGCGTGCGCATGCGCTACGAGTTCGCCTCGCTGCACGAGCGGCTGAAGACCACCATGATCTACGTCACCCACGACCAGGTCGAGGCGATGACCCTGGCCGACCGGATCGTGGTCCTGAACGGCGGAGTGATCGAACAGGTCGGCGCCCCGATGGAGCTCTACGAGCACCCGAAGACCCGCTTCGTCGCCGAGTTCATCGGCAGCCCGAAGATGAACATGATCCCCGCGGAGGTGGTCGAGGCCTCCGCGACCGGCGCGACGGTCAAGACGACGGCCGGCGAGACGGTCCGGGTGGCCGTCGACGCCGCCTCCGCTCGGCCCGGTCAATCGGTGCTGCTGGGCGTTCGTCCCGAACACATGGGCCTCAGCGGCCCCGGCGATGCGATCACGGCAAAGGCCGCCTTCGTCGAGACATTGGGCAACGCCACCTACGCCTATGTCGGTCAGCCCGGCTCGAAGGAAACCTGGACGGTTCAGCTGCCCGGCGACGTGCGCCCGGTGGTCGGCGAAGCTTTGGCCCTGAACATTGACCCCGCCAGCGCCCACCTGTTCGACGCGGACGGCAAGGCGTTCATGCGGCTCAGCGCTTCCTGA
- a CDS encoding pre-peptidase C-terminal domain-containing protein, protein MRNVLFSTALSLSLATAPLLTGPAMAQQRLQPGGQVQGELSGGDDQLDSGEFIDVYEVQGRAGQPLSVVMRSADFDTYLMIRGPGDFQEDNDDGGEDGTNSALDVRLPADGTYRITATSYEPGESGRYSLSMTGGQGGGGRAIASNMGGGRGQQNSGGGMLQPGREASGVLAQGDRQLQAGEYADDWELQVRRGQTYTVSLDAGDFDAYLMVRGPGGLSEDNDDDPGQRGGRNSRLTFTATADGVVNIAATSFGSGETGRYQILAESGGRSYGDNGRPQQPAYQPPTRQADGVLQVGQSVNGALGQGDRQLTSGEYVNTYTLRGRRGQQLDLRLSSSAFDPYLMIEGPGLAEANDDDPDGDGVRDSRLLVTLPQDGEYRVSATSYEAGEQGSYRLSAMLSDGRAPQGRPRQDSYVETRGQRQDVRGGNISIGATVGGALQAGDEQLDSGEYVDTFTFTGRRGERVAAELTSSAFDAYLILTTPSGEQLDNDDGEDGTNSRLDTVLQEEGEYQVMVTSFAPGETGSYRFSVSPSRGSPRQASVEGGQRVFAIMVGVSDYGGAANDLPYTDEDAEKLAETLQRGGVLNPSSVVLTNAEATVGGVRRAFQQVAREAGPDDMFLFFFSGHGSQEDAQASSQEPDGRMESIVLRDGEITDQEMAQLFDGLNTRLSLLVLDSCFSGGFARNVVDRPGVMGLFSSEEDLTSAVADKFEAGGYLSHFLRAGLAGAGDVDGDGMVTAGELATYLRRQFVAEVENVEAETMEGQRNYQNLVIDRGGVQVDDVVLRLASNGYNAGSH, encoded by the coding sequence ATGCGCAACGTCCTGTTTTCCACGGCTCTTTCGCTGTCGCTGGCGACCGCACCCCTGTTGACGGGACCCGCGATGGCGCAGCAGAGGCTGCAGCCCGGCGGTCAGGTCCAAGGCGAGCTGTCGGGCGGCGACGACCAGCTGGATTCGGGCGAGTTCATCGACGTCTACGAGGTGCAGGGCCGGGCGGGTCAGCCGCTGTCGGTGGTCATGCGCTCAGCAGATTTCGACACCTATCTGATGATCCGGGGACCCGGCGACTTCCAGGAGGACAACGACGACGGCGGCGAAGACGGCACCAACTCGGCGCTCGACGTCCGCCTGCCGGCCGACGGCACCTATCGCATCACCGCCACCAGCTATGAGCCGGGCGAGAGCGGCCGCTACAGCCTGTCGATGACGGGCGGCCAAGGCGGCGGCGGTCGCGCGATCGCCTCGAACATGGGCGGCGGTCGCGGGCAACAGAACTCGGGCGGCGGCATGTTGCAACCGGGGCGCGAGGCGTCCGGCGTCCTGGCCCAGGGCGATCGCCAGCTTCAGGCCGGCGAATACGCCGACGACTGGGAGCTGCAGGTACGGCGCGGCCAGACCTATACGGTCAGCCTCGATGCCGGGGATTTCGACGCCTATCTGATGGTGCGCGGCCCCGGCGGGCTCTCGGAGGACAACGACGATGATCCCGGCCAGCGCGGCGGCCGCAACAGCCGCCTGACCTTCACCGCCACGGCCGACGGCGTCGTCAATATCGCAGCGACCAGCTTCGGCTCCGGCGAGACCGGCCGCTACCAGATCCTGGCCGAAAGCGGCGGGCGGTCCTATGGCGACAACGGCCGGCCGCAGCAGCCCGCCTATCAGCCTCCGACCCGTCAGGCCGACGGCGTTCTGCAGGTCGGTCAGTCGGTCAACGGCGCCCTGGGGCAGGGCGACCGCCAACTCACCAGCGGCGAGTATGTGAACACCTACACCCTGCGCGGGCGGCGTGGTCAGCAGCTGGACCTGCGTCTGTCGTCCTCGGCCTTCGACCCCTATCTGATGATCGAGGGGCCGGGCCTAGCGGAGGCCAACGATGACGATCCGGACGGCGACGGCGTGCGCGACAGCCGCCTTCTGGTCACCCTGCCGCAGGACGGCGAATACCGTGTCAGCGCCACCAGCTACGAAGCTGGGGAACAGGGGAGCTATCGATTGTCGGCGATGCTGTCAGACGGCCGCGCCCCGCAGGGCCGGCCGCGTCAGGACTCCTACGTCGAGACGCGCGGCCAGCGTCAGGACGTGCGCGGCGGCAATATCTCCATCGGCGCGACGGTCGGCGGCGCCCTGCAGGCCGGCGACGAACAGCTGGACAGCGGCGAGTACGTCGACACCTTCACCTTCACGGGCCGTCGCGGCGAGCGGGTGGCGGCGGAGCTGACCTCCTCGGCCTTCGACGCCTATCTGATCCTGACCACGCCGTCCGGCGAGCAGCTGGACAACGACGACGGCGAGGACGGCACCAACAGCCGCCTCGATACGGTTCTCCAGGAAGAGGGCGAGTATCAGGTCATGGTGACCTCCTTCGCGCCGGGCGAGACGGGGTCGTACCGGTTCTCGGTCAGCCCCAGCCGGGGATCACCGCGTCAGGCCTCGGTCGAGGGCGGCCAGAGGGTCTTCGCCATCATGGTCGGGGTGTCCGACTACGGCGGGGCGGCCAACGACCTTCCGTACACGGACGAAGACGCCGAGAAGTTGGCCGAAACGCTTCAGCGGGGCGGCGTGCTGAACCCCTCCAGCGTCGTGCTGACCAATGCCGAGGCCACGGTCGGCGGCGTGCGTCGCGCCTTCCAGCAGGTGGCGCGCGAAGCCGGACCGGACGACATGTTCCTGTTCTTCTTCTCCGGTCACGGCAGCCAGGAAGACGCCCAGGCCAGTTCGCAGGAGCCGGACGGCCGCATGGAGTCCATCGTCCTGCGGGATGGCGAGATCACGGACCAAGAGATGGCCCAGCTGTTCGACGGGCTGAACACCCGCCTGTCCCTGCTGGTGCTCGACAGCTGCTTCTCCGGCGGCTTCGCGCGCAACGTGGTGGATCGTCCGGGCGTCATGGGTCTGTTCTCGTCGGAAGAAGATCTAACCAGCGCAGTGGCCGACAAGTTCGAGGCCGGCGGCTACCTGTCGCACTTCCTGCGGGCGGGGCTGGCCGGGGCGGGCGACGTCGACGGCGACGGCATGGTCACCGCCGGCGAGCTGGCCACCTACCTGCGCCGTCAGTTCGTGGCCGAGGTCGAGAACGTCGAGGCCGAGACCATGGAAGGTCAGCGCAATTACCAGAACCTCGTCATCGATCGGGGCGGGGTGCAGGTGGACGACGTCGTCCTCCGCCTGGCCTCGAACGGCTATAACGCCGGCTCGCACTGA
- a CDS encoding DEAD/DEAH box helicase has product MPFPASHPALDRALSERGYAEPTPVQAAVLEAEAGRDLLVSAQTGSGKTVAFGLALAPTLLGDAERFTDFGNPLALVIAPTRELALQVSNELTWLYAQTDARIVSCVGGMDPKTERRALERGAHIVVGTPGRLRDHLERGALDLSEAKAIVLDEADEMLDMGFQEDLTFMLDAAPAERRTLLFSATLARDIVQLAKTYQRDALRIDTVAGNKSHADIEYKAIRVAPNEVELGVVNVLRYFEAPGALVFANTRERVKHLTASLRERGFAVVGLSGELTQSARSEALQALRDGHARVCVATDVAARGLDLPDLGLVIHAEIPVNKAGLLHRSGRTGRAGKKGVSVLMVSYTRRRKVELMLQSASIVAEWSGPPSAEMIREKDRERLLADPALTAPVEDEEALELGRLLLERTTPEQVAASLIRLYRQKLPAPEDVYDDDRMKRAQTTGVNDRGQRDGPLTDFARGGDMAWFRINIGRDKNADPKWLLPTLCRLGHVTKGDIGSIKIFDRETKFEITKAAEARFRAAIANGLEDGVTVNDAVAPGPKERPASRWDKKPAGDGERPERKPWANKSEGAAAASRERPARTDKPAWKDREGGDKPAWKSREDKPFVEKKPWAKRDDAASAEARPKWVKRTKDGPTPEGKQAWIDKPKGAKKPWTPRPDAAPTGDKAWTGKPKGAGKPFKGKKKPNG; this is encoded by the coding sequence ATGCCCTTCCCCGCCAGCCATCCCGCGCTCGATCGCGCCCTGTCCGAACGCGGCTATGCCGAGCCCACCCCGGTCCAAGCCGCCGTGCTGGAGGCCGAGGCTGGCCGCGATCTGCTGGTTTCGGCACAGACCGGCTCGGGCAAGACCGTCGCCTTCGGCCTGGCCCTCGCCCCGACCCTGCTTGGCGACGCAGAGCGGTTCACCGATTTCGGCAATCCGCTCGCCCTGGTCATCGCTCCCACTCGCGAGCTGGCGCTGCAGGTCTCAAACGAGCTGACCTGGCTCTATGCCCAGACCGATGCGCGCATCGTTTCCTGCGTCGGCGGCATGGACCCGAAGACCGAGCGCCGGGCGCTGGAACGCGGCGCCCATATCGTCGTCGGCACGCCCGGCCGTCTGCGTGACCACCTGGAGCGCGGCGCACTGGACCTGTCCGAAGCCAAGGCCATCGTCCTCGATGAGGCCGACGAAATGCTGGACATGGGCTTCCAGGAAGACCTGACCTTCATGCTGGACGCCGCGCCCGCCGAACGTCGGACCCTGCTGTTCTCGGCCACGCTCGCCCGCGACATCGTTCAGCTGGCTAAGACCTATCAGCGCGACGCCCTGCGTATCGACACCGTCGCCGGCAACAAGTCGCACGCCGACATCGAGTACAAGGCCATCCGCGTCGCCCCGAACGAGGTCGAGCTCGGCGTCGTCAACGTCCTGCGCTATTTCGAGGCCCCCGGCGCCCTGGTCTTCGCCAACACCCGCGAGCGAGTGAAACACCTCACCGCCTCCCTGCGTGAACGCGGCTTCGCCGTCGTAGGCCTGTCGGGCGAGCTGACCCAGAGCGCCCGTTCGGAAGCGCTTCAGGCCCTCCGCGACGGCCACGCCCGCGTCTGCGTCGCCACCGACGTCGCCGCGCGCGGCCTCGACCTGCCTGATCTTGGCCTCGTCATCCATGCCGAGATCCCGGTCAACAAGGCCGGCCTGCTGCACCGTTCGGGCCGCACCGGCCGCGCAGGCAAGAAGGGCGTCTCCGTCCTGATGGTCAGCTACACCCGCCGCCGCAAGGTCGAGCTGATGCTGCAATCGGCCTCAATCGTCGCCGAATGGTCTGGCCCGCCGTCGGCCGAGATGATCCGGGAGAAGGACCGCGAACGCCTGCTGGCCGACCCCGCACTGACCGCACCGGTCGAGGACGAGGAAGCTCTGGAATTGGGCCGTCTGCTGCTGGAGCGGACGACGCCCGAACAGGTCGCCGCTTCGCTGATCCGCCTGTACCGCCAGAAACTGCCGGCCCCGGAAGATGTCTATGACGACGACCGCATGAAGCGCGCCCAGACAACGGGCGTGAACGATCGCGGCCAGCGAGACGGTCCCCTGACCGACTTCGCCCGCGGCGGCGACATGGCCTGGTTCCGCATCAACATCGGGCGCGACAAGAACGCCGATCCGAAATGGCTGCTGCCGACGCTGTGCCGCCTCGGCCACGTCACCAAGGGCGACATCGGCTCGATCAAGATCTTCGACCGCGAGACCAAGTTCGAGATCACCAAGGCCGCCGAGGCCAGGTTCCGCGCCGCTATCGCGAACGGTCTGGAAGACGGCGTGACCGTCAACGACGCCGTCGCTCCGGGCCCGAAGGAACGCCCCGCCAGCCGCTGGGACAAGAAGCCTGCGGGCGACGGTGAGCGTCCGGAGCGCAAACCTTGGGCGAACAAGTCGGAGGGCGCCGCCGCGGCGTCACGCGAGCGCCCGGCCCGCACCGACAAGCCGGCCTGGAAGGATCGTGAAGGCGGCGACAAGCCCGCCTGGAAATCTCGCGAGGACAAGCCCTTCGTCGAGAAGAAGCCCTGGGCCAAGCGCGACGACGCGGCCTCGGCCGAAGCCAGGCCCAAATGGGTCAAGCGGACCAAGGACGGCCCTACCCCTGAAGGCAAGCAAGCCTGGATCGACAAGCCCAAGGGCGCGAAGAAGCCCTGGACGCCGCGCCCGGACGCCGCTCCGACGGGCGACAAGGCCTGGACCGGCAAGCCCAAGGGCGCCGGCAAGCCGTTCAAGGGCAAAAAGAAGCCGAACGGGTAA